In Thunnus albacares chromosome 10, fThuAlb1.1, whole genome shotgun sequence, a single window of DNA contains:
- the LOC122990384 gene encoding gastrotropin-like: MAFTGKYELETQENYEEFLEAIGLLNAKTDHKVVTEVLQDGNDFTWTQTIPNWTWSNKFTVGQECELNTMMGSKFKAPVTLEGGKISIQFPQYLFTAEIIDDKLVMNCVIPGEKGVTFKRVNKRI, encoded by the exons ATGGCTTTCACTGGGAAATATGAGCTGGAGACTCAAGAAAACTATGAGGAGTTTCTGGAAGCAATTG GGCTTCTCAACGCCAAGACAGACCACAAAGTGGTAACAGAGGTGCTTCAGGATGGGAACGACTTCACCTGGACACAAACCATCCCCAACTGGACCTGGTCCAATAAGTTCACCGTAGGACAGGAATGTGAGCTGAACACAATGATGGGCTCCAAATTCAAG GCTCCTGTCACTTTGGAAGGCGGCAAGATTTCAATACAGTTTCCTCAGTACCTCTTCACAGCAGAGATCATTGATGATAAGCTTGTAATG AATTGCGTAATTCCCGGAGAGAAGGGTGTGACATTCAAAAGAGTTAACAAGAGGATCTAA